In Pleuronectes platessa chromosome 4, fPlePla1.1, whole genome shotgun sequence, the following proteins share a genomic window:
- the sh2d3cb gene encoding SH2 domain containing 3Cb isoform X1, which produces MIKRKLSFKWFGSLTNLSARRSSSPGKIQATPEHDGSLCGAKPAAAGDQSVDDMESCLHSPGYARSSDMYTHVGTVPRSDRQKKSFRGLKEKMKRRKEEEEDGGVSGGQGQSKAGEQVPDSLLLSALSSLTVSSPDRPLPAACRPLPATPTPSPASPLTSGPEGFSRPPGELDKSRDAPSRSRDALETSRPVKYPSNMATNGPKVAPAQDVYVPMDPITEAARDDPRGKQHRDTAQEPRSPGDGPQDVRPGHVTDGSGEYVKFSKGKFWLEPPSETQRKQLEEELKLSSTNLKSNVWYHGHIPWEVSESLVGKHGDFLIRDSQSSQGDFVLTSHWEEKTLHFLIRKTVVQAGETFTRVQYSLGGGTFDTLPALVHFHVGSRAALTPWSSAQIHQPVHRTLPLSYLETAFCTVSSQRPDPGGARTGSSGGEDRIRPRSPSSLVHRGTDMSRGQDEQTLSTSGESTLTSPNINTPRPRSPCYPPTALVAPSPSFSRSLNTSQATSSPNSTLTRQRNNRYHQKQDPPSSDGDGSCYTELYPGPQSYVERLWAEDGTLGPDPLRLEHGNVYFSPVVEEVSSFKPSRYKSPLMPEQNKPLEVGILRRVKELLAEMDPRTAAKHITKADCMVARILPVTPEVQRMMGVSSGIELLTLPHGQQLRLDLLERFHTMAIMLAVDVLGCTGTNEERAGLLYKIIQIAAELKSTMGNMFGFAAVMRALEMPQVSRLEQMWTALRQRHTEGAILYEKTLRPFMKSLNDGRESCPLSNTTFPHVLPLLSLLERSVAVGEGTEPWETADVGMDVVMFHLGAARTIAQLGGIYQSNAQSKLQGFQEQAEVLELFLTDFQLRLLWGSRGAPESQALRYTKFDQVLTALSNKLEPPLRSH; this is translated from the exons ATGATCAAACGGAAACTGA gTTTCAAGTGGTTTGGGAGCCTCACCAATCTCTCCGCCCGCCGCTCCTCATCCCCGGGCAAAATCCAGGCAACCCCAGAGCATGATGGGAGCCTCTGTGGGGCCaaaccagcagcagctgggGACCAGTCAGTGGACGACATGGAGTCGTGCCTCCACAGCCCCGGCTACGCCCGCTCCAGTGACATGTACACACATGTGGGCACTGTGCCCCGCAGCGACAGGCAGAAGAAGAGCTTCAGGGGTCTGAAggaaaagatgaagaggaggaaagaggaggaggaggatgggggggtGAGTGGAGGGCAGGGCCAGTCCAAGGCGGGGGAACAAGTCCCAGACTCCCTCCTGCTCAGTGCCCTGTCCAGCCTCACTGTGAGCAGTCCGGACCGGCCTCTGCCTGCAGCGTGCCGGCCGCTGCCCGCCACTCCGACACCCAGCCCGGcctcacctttgacctcaggCCCCGAAGGCTTCAGTCGTCCTCCAGGAGAACTCGATAAGAGCCGAGACGCACCGTCCAGGAGCAGGGATGCTTTAGAAACCAGTAGACCTGTGAAATATCCATCGAACATGGCCACTAACGGACCCAAAGTGGCTCCAGCGCAGGACGTGTACGTCCCGATGGACCCGATTACTGAGGCAGCTCGAGACGACCCAAGAGGGaagcagcacagagacacagctcAGGAGCCCAGGAGCCCCGGGGACGGTCCCCAGGACGTGAG GCCGGGTCACGTGACAGACGGCAGTGGAGAGTATGTGAAG TTCTCCAAGGGGAAGTTCTGGTTGGAGCCGccgtcagagacacagaggaagcagctggaggaggagctgaagctGAGCAGCACGAACCTGAAGAGCAACGTCTGGTACCACGGACACATCCCCTGGGAG GTGTCGGAGAGCCTCGTGGGGAAACATGGCGACTTCCTCATCCGAGACTCCCAGTCCAGTCAGGGAGACTTTGTCCTCACCAGCCACTGGGAGGAGAAGACGCTTCACTTCCTCATCAGGAAGACGGTGGTTCAGGCTGGTGAGACGTTCACCCGGGTCCAGTacagcctggggggggggacctttGACACCTTACCGGCCCTCGTCCACTTCCACGTGGGCAGCCGGGCGGCTCTGACCCCGTGGAGCAGCGCTCAGATCCATCAGCCAGTTCACAGGACGCTGCCACTCAGTTACCTGGAGACGGCGTTCTGCACCGTCAGCAGCCAGCGCCCCGACCCCGGGGGGGCGAGGACCGGCAGCTCGGGTGGAGAGGACAGGATCCGTCCCAGGAG TCCTTCCTCTCTCGTCCACAGGGGGACAGACATGAGCAGAGGACAGGACGAGCAGACTCTGTCGACTTCAGGAGAATCAACTCTCACTTCTCCAAACATCAACA CCCCACGGCCCAGAAGCCCTTGCTACCCTCCGACAGCCCTTGTGGCTCCATCTCCATCCTTCTCCAGGAGCTTGAACACCTCTCAGGCCACCTCCTCCCCGAACAGCACCCTCACCAGACAGCGTAACAACAGATACCATCAGAAGCAGGACCCTCCGTCCTCTGATGGAGACGGAAGCTGCTACACGGAGCTGTACCCTGGTCCTCAGAGCTATGTGGAGAGGCTGTGGGCAGAGGATGGGACGCTGGGCCCGGACCCACTGAGGCTGGAGCACGGGAACGTGTACTTTTCACCCGTAGTGGAGGAGGTTTCTTCTTTCAAACCGAGCAGGTACAAGTCCCCGCTGATGCCTGAACAGAATAAGCCTTTGGAGGTTGGAATTCTGCGAAGAGTGAAGGAGCTTCTGGCTGAGATGGACCCCAGGACTGCAGCCAAACATATCACCAAGGCCGACTGCATG GTGGCAAGGATTCTGCCGGTGACTCCGGAGGTGCAAAGGATGATGGGAGTCAGCTCTGGGATAGAGCTGCTCACGTTGCCACATGGCCAGCAGCTGAGACTGGACCTGCTGGAGAG gttCCACACCATGGCCATCATGCTGGCGGTGGATGTGTTGGGCTGCACCGGGACGAACGAGGAGCGAGCCGGTCTGCTCTACAAGATCATCCAAATCGCCGCCGAGCTCAAGAGCACCATGGGAAACATGTTTGGTTTTGCTGCCGTCATGAGAGCTCTCGAGATGCCGCAG GTGTCTCGTCTGGAGCAGATGTGGACGGCGTTACGGCAGCGACACACAGAGGGCGCTATTCTCTACGAAAAAACTCTAAGGCCGTTCATGAAGAGCCTCAATGATGGGAGAG AAAGTTGTCCGCTGTCCAACACCACCTTCCCCCATGTCCTCCCCCTCTTGTCTCTGCTGGAGAGGAGTGTGGCGGTGGGTGAGGGGACGGAGCCATGGGAGACGGCGGATGTCGGCATGGACGTGGTCATGTTCCACTTGGGGGCGGCGAGGACCATCGCACAGCTGGGGGGCATCTACCAATCCAACGCTCAGAGCAAACTACAAG GTTTCCAGGAGCAGGCCGAGGTCCTGGAGCTCTTCCTCACCGACTTCCAGCTGAGGTTGCTGTGGGGTAGCAGGGGAGCCCCGGAGAGCCAGGCTCTGCGATACACCAAGTTCGACCAGGTGCTGACGGCCTTGTCCAACAAGCTGGAGCCGCCTCTCAGATCACACTGA
- the sh2d3cb gene encoding SH2 domain containing 3Cb isoform X2, giving the protein MSGAGDRGSVRCGAGGRRPGHVTDGSGEYVKFSKGKFWLEPPSETQRKQLEEELKLSSTNLKSNVWYHGHIPWEVSESLVGKHGDFLIRDSQSSQGDFVLTSHWEEKTLHFLIRKTVVQAGETFTRVQYSLGGGTFDTLPALVHFHVGSRAALTPWSSAQIHQPVHRTLPLSYLETAFCTVSSQRPDPGGARTGSSGGEDRIRPRSPSSLVHRGTDMSRGQDEQTLSTSGESTLTSPNINTPRPRSPCYPPTALVAPSPSFSRSLNTSQATSSPNSTLTRQRNNRYHQKQDPPSSDGDGSCYTELYPGPQSYVERLWAEDGTLGPDPLRLEHGNVYFSPVVEEVSSFKPSRYKSPLMPEQNKPLEVGILRRVKELLAEMDPRTAAKHITKADCMVARILPVTPEVQRMMGVSSGIELLTLPHGQQLRLDLLERFHTMAIMLAVDVLGCTGTNEERAGLLYKIIQIAAELKSTMGNMFGFAAVMRALEMPQVSRLEQMWTALRQRHTEGAILYEKTLRPFMKSLNDGRESCPLSNTTFPHVLPLLSLLERSVAVGEGTEPWETADVGMDVVMFHLGAARTIAQLGGIYQSNAQSKLQGFQEQAEVLELFLTDFQLRLLWGSRGAPESQALRYTKFDQVLTALSNKLEPPLRSH; this is encoded by the exons ATGAGTGGAGCCGGGGACAGAGGGTCGGTCCGCTGCGGAGCCGGAGGACGGAG GCCGGGTCACGTGACAGACGGCAGTGGAGAGTATGTGAAG TTCTCCAAGGGGAAGTTCTGGTTGGAGCCGccgtcagagacacagaggaagcagctggaggaggagctgaagctGAGCAGCACGAACCTGAAGAGCAACGTCTGGTACCACGGACACATCCCCTGGGAG GTGTCGGAGAGCCTCGTGGGGAAACATGGCGACTTCCTCATCCGAGACTCCCAGTCCAGTCAGGGAGACTTTGTCCTCACCAGCCACTGGGAGGAGAAGACGCTTCACTTCCTCATCAGGAAGACGGTGGTTCAGGCTGGTGAGACGTTCACCCGGGTCCAGTacagcctggggggggggacctttGACACCTTACCGGCCCTCGTCCACTTCCACGTGGGCAGCCGGGCGGCTCTGACCCCGTGGAGCAGCGCTCAGATCCATCAGCCAGTTCACAGGACGCTGCCACTCAGTTACCTGGAGACGGCGTTCTGCACCGTCAGCAGCCAGCGCCCCGACCCCGGGGGGGCGAGGACCGGCAGCTCGGGTGGAGAGGACAGGATCCGTCCCAGGAG TCCTTCCTCTCTCGTCCACAGGGGGACAGACATGAGCAGAGGACAGGACGAGCAGACTCTGTCGACTTCAGGAGAATCAACTCTCACTTCTCCAAACATCAACA CCCCACGGCCCAGAAGCCCTTGCTACCCTCCGACAGCCCTTGTGGCTCCATCTCCATCCTTCTCCAGGAGCTTGAACACCTCTCAGGCCACCTCCTCCCCGAACAGCACCCTCACCAGACAGCGTAACAACAGATACCATCAGAAGCAGGACCCTCCGTCCTCTGATGGAGACGGAAGCTGCTACACGGAGCTGTACCCTGGTCCTCAGAGCTATGTGGAGAGGCTGTGGGCAGAGGATGGGACGCTGGGCCCGGACCCACTGAGGCTGGAGCACGGGAACGTGTACTTTTCACCCGTAGTGGAGGAGGTTTCTTCTTTCAAACCGAGCAGGTACAAGTCCCCGCTGATGCCTGAACAGAATAAGCCTTTGGAGGTTGGAATTCTGCGAAGAGTGAAGGAGCTTCTGGCTGAGATGGACCCCAGGACTGCAGCCAAACATATCACCAAGGCCGACTGCATG GTGGCAAGGATTCTGCCGGTGACTCCGGAGGTGCAAAGGATGATGGGAGTCAGCTCTGGGATAGAGCTGCTCACGTTGCCACATGGCCAGCAGCTGAGACTGGACCTGCTGGAGAG gttCCACACCATGGCCATCATGCTGGCGGTGGATGTGTTGGGCTGCACCGGGACGAACGAGGAGCGAGCCGGTCTGCTCTACAAGATCATCCAAATCGCCGCCGAGCTCAAGAGCACCATGGGAAACATGTTTGGTTTTGCTGCCGTCATGAGAGCTCTCGAGATGCCGCAG GTGTCTCGTCTGGAGCAGATGTGGACGGCGTTACGGCAGCGACACACAGAGGGCGCTATTCTCTACGAAAAAACTCTAAGGCCGTTCATGAAGAGCCTCAATGATGGGAGAG AAAGTTGTCCGCTGTCCAACACCACCTTCCCCCATGTCCTCCCCCTCTTGTCTCTGCTGGAGAGGAGTGTGGCGGTGGGTGAGGGGACGGAGCCATGGGAGACGGCGGATGTCGGCATGGACGTGGTCATGTTCCACTTGGGGGCGGCGAGGACCATCGCACAGCTGGGGGGCATCTACCAATCCAACGCTCAGAGCAAACTACAAG GTTTCCAGGAGCAGGCCGAGGTCCTGGAGCTCTTCCTCACCGACTTCCAGCTGAGGTTGCTGTGGGGTAGCAGGGGAGCCCCGGAGAGCCAGGCTCTGCGATACACCAAGTTCGACCAGGTGCTGACGGCCTTGTCCAACAAGCTGGAGCCGCCTCTCAGATCACACTGA
- the tor2a gene encoding prosalusin: MGNVVLLTLLHVSPRRPGSRRNYKLSGGRWSKSNMVLVRCALFLFLCNPVCAVFQKLYCAISESCDCDFRPRIRDLEWDLYKNVYGQHLAQDIVSEAVASFLQNKSPDRPLVLSFHGSSGTGKTLVSSMLGTHLYGSAMSSPFIHQFVPTLHFPVPQRVNEYREELKLWVQGNLTECARSIFLFDEMEKMPSGLIDVLEPFLGPSHVVFRTNYRKAIYVFISTTGEEVINRLSVENRRAGRDREEIRLSDLQDDIAQSVYNNTSSGFFHSSIIQQKLITRFVPFLPLSRRHVERCVHSQLCQLDRCGRSDVVEAVGGDMVYTPAPGQYFSTTGCKAVSAKINIFL; this comes from the exons atgggaaatgtagtccTCCTCACACTGCTACATGTTTCTCCACGTCGTCCGGGAAGCAGAAGAAACTACAAACTGAGCGGTGGTCGCTGGAGCAAGTCCAACATGGTGCTCGTCCGCTGTGCGCTGTTTTTATTCCTCTGCAACCCGGTGTGCGCAGTTTTCCAGAAACTCTACTGCGCCATTTCAGAAAGCTGCGACTGCGACTTCAGACCGCGCATCAGAG ACTTGGAGTGGGACCTCTACAAGAATGTCTACGGTCAACACCTGGCCCAGGACATCGTGTCAGAGGCGGTGGCCAGTTTCCTCCAGAATAAAAGCcccgatcgccccctggtgctgTCCTTCCACGGCTCCTCTGGGACAGGGAAGACACTGGTCAGCTCCATGCTGGGAACTCATCTGTATGGATCAGCTATGAGCAGCCCATTCATCCACCAGTTTGTTCCCACGCTGCACTTCCCAGTGCCTCAGCGGGTCAATGAGTACAGG GAGGAGTTGAAGCTCTGGGTGCAGGGGAACCTGACGGAGTGCGCACGCTCCATCTTCCTGTTTGACGAGATGGAGAAGATGCCCTCAGGCCTCATCGATGTCCTGGAGCCCTTCCTCGGTCCTTCTCACGTCGTGTTCCGCACCAACTACCGCAAGGCCATCTACGTCTTCATCAG CAccacaggagaggaggtgaTAAACAGACTGAGTGTGGAGAACCGTCGGGCTGGACGGGACCGAGAGGAGATCAGGTTGTCCGACCTGCAGGACGACATCGCACAGTCGGTCTACAACAACACCTCAA GCGGCTTCTTCCACTCCAGCATCATCCAGCAGAAGCTCATCACCCGCTTCGTTCCCTTCCTGCCGCTGAGCCGCCGCCACGTCGAGCGCTGCGTCCACTCGCAGCTCTGCCAGCTGGACCGGTGTGGCCGCAGTGACGTGGTGGAGGCAGTGGGGGGCGACATGGTTTACACTCCTGCTCCGGGACAATACTTCTCCACCACCGGCTGTAAGGCCGTCTCCGCCAAAATCAACATCTTCCTGTGA